In Canis lupus dingo isolate Sandy chromosome 25, ASM325472v2, whole genome shotgun sequence, the genomic window ACCAAGTAGTTAATTTTGATGAAGACACCCAAGGCTGGTTTATCACATTTGAAGGGATTAATATTACTATTGTGATGACCTCGTGGCCGTTATTGCACAGCAGCTATCCAGAGCACGGGGTTTGAAGCAGATGGACTTGGATTCAAGTCCTGATTCTGTCCCTTACCAGGAGGATGGTCTTGGGCTACTTATCTACCCTGCCTAAGCCTCTCATTCTCTGGACATGAGATAGAGCAAGTAACCTGTCCCCCAGGAGTTAAGGGTTACATTAGATGACACAACAGACATCATGCTCTTGGCACAGTATCTGCCCCTAGAATCATTCACCATTGGAGAGACTATTGTGGTTATTCCAGGGCTTTGCCTGTCCAGAATGGGACGCTGGACTGGGCTGGTGAGTCGGGGGAACCAAGATGAAGCTGGGAACGGCTCATGTCTGAATCATCTTTGTATGCTGGGGCCTAGCACACTGCAGGAGCTCTGTAATGTCTGTTGCTCTTCAAATGAGGAGGGCGCTGCTTTGGAGGGGGTGAAGGGGGCCCTGGCTCCCACTGCTCTGGAGAGGCGTCGTACAGATGAATGAGTGCTGCATGGAGAGCTTTTCTTGGTGACCTTTGATTTTTACCCCCTGAGATAGACCACCTCTCCCCACGCTGCCGTTCCTGGCACTGGCATTGGCCATTTCAAAAttgttctcctcctccttcctgtctcctcccATTCAGTGGCACGCTCAGGAGGTGGTGGCCCAAGCCCAGCTGGAGGGCCACCGGTCCATGAACCCAAGCCCCTTGTACGATGAGAAGACAGGaaccctcttcctcttcttcattgcCATCCCCGGGCAGGTCTCCGAGCACCACCAGCTGCATACGAGGGTCAATGTGACGCGGCTGTGCCAGGTCACCAGCACTGACCACGGCAGGTCCTGGAGCCCTGCCAGGGACCTCACTGGCCCTGCCATCGGCGCAGCCCACAAGGAATGGGCCACTTTTGCGGTGGGCCCGGGACACTGTCTGCAGCTGCACAACAAGGCCCAGAGTCTGGTGGTGCCCGCCTATGCTTACCGGAACCTCCGCTCCCTCCCGAGGCCTTCCCCGTTCGCCTTCTGCTTCGTCAGCCACGACCACGGGCACACGTGGGAGAGGGGAAACTTTGTGGCCCAGGACACCCTGGAGTGCCAGGTGGCTGAAGTCGGGGGTGCGGAGCGGAGGGTGGTATACCTGAATGCCAGAAGCCCGCGCAGGGCCAGGGTCCAGGCCGAGAGCACCAACGAGGGGCTCGACTTCACGGAGGCCCAGGCGGTGAAGGAGCTCGTGGAGCCTCCCCACGGCTGCCAAGGGAGCGTCATCAGTTTCCCGAACCCCCACGCGGGCTCAGGAGCCTGCGACCGGTGGCTGCTCTACACTCACCCGACCGACCCGCAGCGCAGAGCCCACCTGGGCGCCTACCTCCACCGGCGGCGCCCGGGCCGCAAGGCCTGGTCCGAGCCCGTCCTGCTGGCGGCCGGCGGCTGCGCCTACTCCGACCTGCAGGCCATGGGCGCCGGCCCCGACGGCTCGCCCCAGTTCGGCTGCCTCTACGAGTCGGGCCACTACGAAGAGGTCGTCTTCCTCATGTTCACCCTGAAACAAGCCTTCCCCGCTGAGTTTGTGTCGCCGTGAGCCGTCGTGTGGCCCCAGGAAGGACTCCGGCTGAGAGGCTCAGGCCTTTGCCTCTGGTTTTCCGGTTTTCCCTGGGTCCCCCTCGCCCGGGGAGGCCGCTTCCCTAGCGGGAGCACGTGGGGACTCCTCTCGGCTGGTCCTCCAACTCCTTTGATGGTCCTTCTAAGGATTCCACTCTCAGCCCACAGGTTGAGGGAGCCTGGCTTCCCAGGAAGGCCCCTGGACGGGCGTGCGGAGAGGCGGCGCTCCGCAAGGCCCAGGCTGCCTGCTGCCGGCCCCGGCGAGTGCGGGGCTTGCTAAGTGACGGGGTCCAGGCCCTTTCCTCTGGGTAAATGCTCCTCATGTTcctggggagaggctgggacaAGGATGCAAATTAGCAgaggggcgtgtgtgtgtgcgtgtgcatatgtgcacacgTGTGCTCGTGTGTTCTCAGTGATGCCTTAGAGCAGACAGCACAGGAGACAGCTTTGCAGGGAGGTAGGGCAGGGCTAGGAAAATTAAGCCAATCTGAGTCATTGTGTTAGTTTCCCGGGGCTCCCGTAACAAATCAGTACAACTttggtggcttgaaacaacaggaatttattccctgacagttctagaggctagaaatccaaaatcGAAGTGTCAGCAGGATGATACTCCCTCCGAAGGCCCCAGGGGAGAACCTTCCTTGCCCTTCCAGCGTCTGGTGACTTCCACTCATGGCTACCCACCTTCCCTTAACGCCTCTATCTATGAAtagttttcttcccttctcctgtgCTTTCGCTTCtgtctcttacaaggacacctgTCGTTGGATTTAGGGCACAGCCAGATAACCCAGGATAACCCTCCACTCAATTATATTTGCAAAGACTCTTCCCAATAATGTCACATTCACTGAGGTTAGGACATCGATTTATCTTTTGGGGCCACCCTTCAATCCTCTACAGGCATCATAAGTGATTTTGGAACAGGTGATGTGGCCAAAGGTGGGAATAAAATTCAGATGAATCAGATAATTCCAAAGAACAAAGAGGGTAAGAGGGGCTGGGCTGTTGGATGTGCATTGGTGACACAGAGCTGCTCTGGGGCATTCAGTCCTTGTGGTGACAGGAATGCCACCCTGTGGAGGcgaagagagaggggaagggtgcTGAGCCTGTGGAGCCCTTGCTGTATAGAAATGGCAGCGCGAGAAGACCACTCCCTGGTTGTCATGAGGGTGATAATCCgagaggggaaccctgggtgaAGGGGAGACACTTCTCTGACCTCTGGGGTCTTCAGGAGCCTTTGTCACATGTCCCAGTGGAAGAGTGGCCTCGCCCCCTGACCCCATCAGAGCCCCTCCTACTGATAGGATCAATCTAATAGTTTGATAGCAGGGATCAATGACAACAGTCATGGGTTCTTGCAATTGAGCCATGTCTCCAGGTAGCCAGGCAGTGgttaaatggaatttttacaGTGCAGGGAGCTGGAAGTGTGGCTTTTGTTCTGGGTGTGTTTCCCCAGCACTGGTGTCCTATCTGGGTGCTACCTTTCTGTGTGTGGTTTTATGAAATCCAGCTGGAAGGATAAGGAAATAGGGCCTGGTTATTGCTGGGATGGAAAGTAAGCCCCACTGCTTTGGGGATGCCACCTGCTGTCTTCTGAATCCTGCAAATTTAGCTATGCAGACGCCAGAGGCCTAGTCAGGGAAGTGAGGACACAGGCATGCAGGCCAGGGGCAGCACATTGTTAAGAGATTTAGAGGTAGGGTGGCCAGATAGTATATGATCCAaatcacagggagcctgcttctccttctgcctgtgtctctgcctctctctgtgtgtctctcatgaataaatacttaaaatcttaaaaaaaaaaaaaaaaaagagccactgGTACAGATCTCTAAAGTTCCTTCTACTTctaaatgtatacaaatattaaagTCTTCTGATTTGGGTGAAAAAAGCAACAGTTGATTTGGTTAAAGATGAACTGATCTACTCATTGAAAAATACCACGAAGAGagtgaaaataaaagccataGATGGGGAGAAGGTGTTCATAACATGGTATCTAACATGTTAGATGCGTGTTAGATAACGTGTTTTCCAAACATTAcatatccagaacatataaagagctcctacaaaccaataagga contains:
- the NEU2 gene encoding sialidase-2, translating into MASCPVLQKEKVFQSGAHAYRIPALLYLPQQKTLLAFAEKRTSKKDEHAELIVLRRGSYDASTHHVQWHAQEVVAQAQLEGHRSMNPSPLYDEKTGTLFLFFIAIPGQVSEHHQLHTRVNVTRLCQVTSTDHGRSWSPARDLTGPAIGAAHKEWATFAVGPGHCLQLHNKAQSLVVPAYAYRNLRSLPRPSPFAFCFVSHDHGHTWERGNFVAQDTLECQVAEVGGAERRVVYLNARSPRRARVQAESTNEGLDFTEAQAVKELVEPPHGCQGSVISFPNPHAGSGACDRWLLYTHPTDPQRRAHLGAYLHRRRPGRKAWSEPVLLAAGGCAYSDLQAMGAGPDGSPQFGCLYESGHYEEVVFLMFTLKQAFPAEFVSP